The following proteins are encoded in a genomic region of candidate division KSB1 bacterium:
- a CDS encoding M55 family metallopeptidase yields the protein MKKLLPHLFIYFLILTSTAAAQEKLKIYISADMEGTVGAVTGEQLGPSGFEYQRFREFMTQEVNAAIEAAFEAGATEILVSDSHGNGQNLLIEKLPENIQVVRSSPRPLMMMQGIDETFDGVIFIGYHSSTTNPEGVRAHTMSSARLADIRLNGISMPEAGINAAIAGHFNVPVIMISGDDAIVKEATQLLGDIEGAIVKWAYGFHSVRTMVPAAAYKVIKEKTKKAIGRIKELNPYKLEAPIQLEVQFKNYRPSEVLSYLSSVERIDSHSISFLGKDMIEVSKFLSFLNTYRPDLSP from the coding sequence ATGAAAAAATTACTGCCGCACCTTTTTATCTACTTTTTAATTCTTACTTCTACTGCTGCTGCTCAGGAAAAATTGAAAATCTATATTTCCGCAGACATGGAGGGAACGGTTGGAGCTGTTACAGGAGAGCAGCTTGGACCTTCGGGTTTTGAGTATCAGCGCTTCCGTGAATTTATGACCCAGGAGGTGAATGCGGCGATTGAAGCAGCATTTGAGGCAGGAGCCACGGAAATTCTCGTCAGCGATTCTCATGGCAATGGCCAAAATTTATTGATTGAAAAACTACCTGAGAATATCCAGGTCGTTCGCTCCTCGCCACGTCCCTTGATGATGATGCAAGGAATAGATGAAACATTCGACGGGGTGATTTTCATCGGTTACCATTCCAGCACCACTAATCCTGAAGGTGTTCGAGCCCACACCATGTCGAGCGCCAGACTTGCCGACATTCGCTTAAATGGAATTTCAATGCCGGAGGCCGGAATTAACGCGGCGATTGCCGGTCATTTTAATGTTCCGGTCATCATGATTTCGGGTGATGATGCAATTGTAAAAGAAGCCACTCAGCTTTTGGGAGATATCGAGGGCGCCATTGTCAAATGGGCTTACGGTTTCCACTCTGTAAGGACAATGGTACCCGCAGCCGCTTACAAAGTAATCAAAGAAAAAACCAAAAAAGCAATTGGTAGAATTAAAGAACTTAATCCCTATAAACTCGAGGCGCCAATTCAGCTGGAAGTTCAGTTCAAGAATTATCGGCCTTCAGAAGTATTGAGTTATTTGTCCTCAGTCGAACGAATCGATTCACATAGCATCAGTTTCCTGGGGAAAGACATGATTGAAGTTTCCAAATTTCTTTCGTTTTTGAATACTTATCGTCCGGATCTTTCCCCATAA
- a CDS encoding D-aminoacylase: MKKLCFILILLISGFACTPTADYDIVIRNGMIYDGSGSIPFSGDVAISADTIAAVGSLDQVKGKQEIDVGGLAVAPGFINMLSWATESLIEDGRSQSDIRQGVTLEVFGEGWSYGPYNEKMKQEELESQGDIKYEIEWTTLGEYLEYLVDRGVSCNVASFVGATTVRIHEIGYDDRPPTPEELSRMRELVRQAMAEGALGVGSSLIYAPAFYAKTDELIELCKVAAEYDGMYISHIRSEGNRLLEAVDELITIAREANIPAEIYHLKASGKPNWEKLDAVISKVEAARAEGLRITADMYTYVAGATGLDAAMPPWVQEGGHKAWVNRLKDEGIRRKVKQQMLTSSNDWENLFLAAGPEKMLLVGFKSEALKPLTGKTLTEVAEMRGTSPAETAMNLVIEDDSRVGTIYFLMSEQNIKKKIAIPWMAFDSDAASLEPEGVFLKRNPHPRAYGSFARLLGKYARDEKIIPLEEAIRRLTSFSAENLGLKRRGSLKPGHLADIVIFDPESIQDHATFEKPHQYSTGVHHVFVNGTQVLKDGEHTGAKPGRVVRGPGWKGWKTESREPLSKKE, encoded by the coding sequence ATGAAAAAATTATGCTTTATTTTAATTCTGCTAATTTCCGGTTTCGCTTGCACCCCAACTGCGGACTATGACATCGTTATTCGGAACGGTATGATTTATGATGGCAGCGGCTCAATACCTTTTTCCGGAGATGTTGCAATTAGCGCGGATACCATTGCTGCGGTTGGCTCACTTGACCAGGTAAAGGGCAAACAGGAGATCGATGTGGGTGGGTTGGCTGTGGCACCTGGCTTCATCAATATGCTGAGCTGGGCGACGGAATCGCTCATTGAAGACGGCCGGTCCCAAAGTGATATTCGCCAGGGTGTTACGTTAGAGGTTTTTGGTGAAGGCTGGTCCTACGGGCCGTACAACGAGAAAATGAAGCAGGAGGAGCTTGAAAGTCAAGGAGATATCAAGTACGAAATCGAATGGACGACCCTTGGTGAGTATTTGGAGTATTTAGTCGATCGCGGGGTTTCCTGCAATGTGGCTTCTTTTGTTGGAGCGACTACTGTTCGAATTCATGAAATTGGCTATGATGATCGTCCGCCGACTCCGGAAGAACTGAGCCGGATGCGTGAGCTGGTCAGGCAAGCAATGGCGGAAGGTGCGCTTGGAGTTGGGTCTTCCTTGATTTATGCACCGGCCTTTTACGCCAAAACCGATGAGCTCATCGAGCTTTGCAAAGTTGCTGCGGAATATGACGGCATGTATATTTCGCACATTCGCAGCGAAGGTAACCGGCTCCTCGAAGCCGTTGATGAGTTGATTACGATTGCCCGGGAAGCGAACATCCCGGCTGAAATCTACCATCTAAAAGCCTCCGGTAAACCGAATTGGGAAAAACTCGATGCGGTTATCTCGAAGGTGGAAGCTGCGCGTGCTGAAGGATTGCGAATTACAGCAGATATGTATACATATGTCGCCGGCGCTACCGGCCTCGATGCTGCTATGCCACCCTGGGTACAGGAAGGCGGCCACAAAGCGTGGGTAAACCGATTAAAGGATGAAGGCATTCGTAGGAAAGTCAAACAACAAATGTTGACCTCATCAAACGACTGGGAAAACCTTTTTTTGGCTGCCGGTCCTGAAAAAATGTTACTTGTCGGTTTTAAGTCCGAAGCACTCAAACCTTTGACTGGTAAAACTTTAACCGAGGTAGCCGAGATGCGTGGAACCTCCCCTGCTGAAACGGCGATGAATCTCGTCATTGAAGATGATAGCAGAGTAGGGACGATATATTTTCTGATGTCTGAACAAAACATCAAAAAGAAAATCGCGATCCCCTGGATGGCATTTGATTCTGACGCGGCCTCACTGGAACCCGAGGGGGTTTTCTTGAAAAGGAATCCTCATCCGCGGGCCTACGGCTCATTTGCCAGGCTTTTGGGGAAGTATGCTCGCGATGAAAAAATCATTCCTCTGGAAGAAGCCATAAGACGATTAACTTCTTTCTCCGCTGAGAATCTCGGACTTAAACGCCGTGGTTCTTTGAAGCCAGGTCATCTTGCCGACATCGTGATTTTTGATCCGGAAAGCATTCAAGACCATGCGACTTTTGAAAAGCCGCATCAATATTCAACAGGCGTTCATCATGTTTTTGTCAATGGCACACAGGTTTTAAAGGATGGAGAACATACAGGAGCGAAACCCGGGAGGGTTGTCCGTGGACCGGGCTGGAAAGGTTGGAAGACTGAATCCCGCGAACCTTTGTCAAAAAAAGAATGA